A genomic window from Serratia liquefaciens includes:
- a CDS encoding phage major tail tube protein, translated as MALPRKLKFLNLFNDANNYQGVVEEITLPKLTRKLEQYRGGGMNGSAGVDLGIDDGALDAEITLGGIEAQLYKQWGIAKVDGVLLRFVGSFQRDDTGEIVAVEVVMRGRFSEFDFGNYKQGDNTQTKLSAKNTYYKLTMDGTVLLEIDVVNMIEIVDGVDRLAEHRRAIGL; from the coding sequence ATGGCCTTACCACGCAAACTGAAATTCCTAAACCTATTCAACGACGCCAACAACTATCAGGGCGTCGTTGAAGAAATCACCCTGCCGAAACTGACGCGAAAGCTTGAACAGTATCGCGGCGGTGGCATGAACGGCAGTGCCGGCGTTGATCTGGGGATCGATGATGGCGCGCTGGACGCAGAAATCACCCTTGGCGGCATTGAGGCCCAGCTTTATAAGCAGTGGGGGATCGCCAAGGTTGATGGCGTACTGCTGCGTTTTGTTGGCTCTTTCCAGCGCGATGACACCGGCGAAATTGTCGCCGTGGAAGTGGTCATGCGCGGTCGTTTTTCTGAGTTTGATTTTGGCAACTACAAGCAGGGTGACAACACGCAAACCAAACTCAGCGCCAAAAATACCTATTACAAGCTGACGATGGACGGCACTGTCCTGCTTGAAATCGACGTGGTGAACATGATCGAAATCGTGGATGGCGTCGACCGCCTGGCAGAACACCGCCGCGCTATCGGCCTGTAA
- a CDS encoding phage tail sheath protein, protein MAQDYHHGVRVQEINEGTRTITTVSTAIVGLVCTGDDADAKTFPLNTPVLLTDVLTASGKAGESGTLARSLDAIGDQTKPVTIVVRVAQGDTEAETTTNIIGGVTTEGKKTGMKALLAAQSQLGVKPRILGVPGHDNEAVASELLAIAQSLRGFAYLSAYGCKTVAEAIDYRKNFSQREAMLIWPDFLSWDSVTNASATAYATARALGLRAKIDEQTGWHKTLSNVGVNGVTGISADVYWDLQDTATDANLLNQNDVTTLIRKDGFRFWGSRTCSDDPLFQFENYTRTAQVLADTMAEAQMWAVDQPMHPSLAKDIIEGIKAKFRELKSGGYIIDGDCWMDDAANDKDTLKAGKLILDYNYTPVPPLENLLLRQRITDQYLMNFTQNVNS, encoded by the coding sequence ATGGCTCAAGACTACCACCACGGCGTGCGCGTGCAGGAAATCAACGAAGGCACCCGCACCATCACCACCGTCAGCACGGCTATTGTTGGGCTGGTCTGTACCGGTGATGACGCCGATGCGAAAACCTTCCCGTTAAACACGCCCGTATTGCTCACCGACGTATTGACCGCCAGCGGCAAAGCCGGCGAGTCTGGCACCCTGGCCCGTTCCCTGGACGCCATCGGCGACCAGACAAAACCTGTCACTATTGTGGTGCGTGTCGCCCAGGGCGACACCGAAGCGGAAACCACCACCAACATCATCGGCGGCGTGACCACCGAAGGCAAAAAAACCGGCATGAAAGCCCTGTTGGCCGCGCAAAGCCAGCTTGGTGTAAAACCCCGCATTCTGGGTGTGCCCGGTCATGATAATGAGGCTGTAGCCTCTGAATTGTTAGCTATCGCGCAAAGCCTGCGCGGCTTCGCGTACCTAAGCGCCTATGGCTGTAAAACCGTGGCCGAAGCCATCGATTACCGTAAAAATTTCAGCCAGCGTGAAGCTATGTTGATCTGGCCAGACTTCCTGAGCTGGGACAGCGTGACCAACGCATCCGCCACAGCCTACGCAACGGCCCGTGCATTAGGCCTGCGCGCCAAGATTGATGAGCAAACCGGCTGGCACAAAACCCTGTCAAACGTCGGCGTCAACGGCGTGACCGGCATCAGCGCTGACGTGTATTGGGATTTGCAGGATACGGCCACCGACGCCAATCTGCTGAACCAAAACGACGTCACCACGTTGATCCGCAAAGATGGATTCCGTTTCTGGGGTTCCCGCACCTGCTCTGATGATCCGCTGTTCCAGTTTGAGAACTACACCCGCACCGCGCAGGTGTTGGCTGACACCATGGCCGAAGCGCAAATGTGGGCCGTTGATCAGCCGATGCACCCTTCCCTGGCCAAAGACATTATCGAAGGCATCAAGGCCAAATTCCGTGAGCTGAAATCCGGCGGCTACATTATCGACGGCGATTGCTGGATGGATGATGCGGCCAACGATAAAGACACGTTGAAGGCGGGCAAGCTGATCCTGGACTACAACTACACGCCCGTGCCGCCGCTGGAAAATCTGCTGCTGCGCCAGCGTATCACCGACCAGTATCTGATGAATTTCACTCAGAACGTGAACAGCTAA
- a CDS encoding stationary phase or STEss regulating sigma factor — protein sequence MEYFSDKEKGSVPRTSNDVSMTVWTGLVSYINVLVKKGYFGKNFPEECPDGQGCIGTNEDTFKAALQAEIPNIGWPLGVDPEDVDWYGYRSRTQVTFIPDYVVVMDLLQFCYKQVAAPIEGNDYHSFYRHTHIHDFDVDTGRNEFLENVNVIFARNGMAYELQKSGEIIRLLSPELVQMMSSVNVPAEVELKKILARANAKIVNFDVQVRYDAVKELWDFWERLKSVHNPSNKKISAKQLLDDAAATPEFRNILEVEAKYLTDIGNEYFIRHAEMNQVKIQESDHIEYLYHRMFSLIHLLMKTFTH from the coding sequence GTGGAATATTTTAGCGATAAAGAGAAAGGCTCTGTACCGAGAACGAGTAATGATGTCTCTATGACCGTCTGGACCGGGCTTGTCTCATACATCAATGTTCTGGTAAAGAAGGGTTATTTTGGGAAAAATTTTCCAGAAGAATGCCCTGACGGACAAGGGTGCATTGGTACAAATGAAGATACTTTCAAAGCTGCACTACAGGCAGAGATACCAAATATAGGATGGCCATTGGGAGTCGATCCTGAAGATGTAGATTGGTATGGCTACAGGTCAAGAACACAAGTTACGTTCATACCAGACTATGTGGTCGTTATGGATTTACTTCAATTTTGCTATAAACAAGTTGCAGCTCCTATAGAAGGCAATGATTACCACTCGTTCTACCGTCACACTCATATTCACGATTTTGATGTTGATACTGGAAGAAATGAATTTCTCGAAAATGTTAACGTCATTTTTGCCCGAAATGGTATGGCCTACGAGCTTCAAAAATCAGGAGAAATCATCCGGCTTCTTAGTCCTGAATTAGTCCAAATGATGTCCAGCGTGAATGTTCCTGCGGAAGTTGAGCTAAAGAAAATACTTGCTCGCGCAAATGCTAAAATCGTAAATTTTGATGTTCAAGTTCGCTATGACGCAGTGAAAGAACTCTGGGATTTCTGGGAGCGGCTGAAAAGTGTACACAACCCATCAAATAAGAAAATATCAGCTAAACAATTACTTGATGATGCAGCTGCCACACCTGAATTTCGAAATATTTTGGAAGTTGAAGCTAAATATTTGACCGATATTGGTAACGAATATTTTATACGTCACGCCGAAATGAATCAGGTGAAAATTCAAGAGAGCGATCATATTGAATACCTATATCATCGCATGTTTAGTTTAATTCATCTGCTCATGAAAACTTTCACCCATTAA
- a CDS encoding phage tail protein — protein sequence MNDKKYSAVITDAGAERLANAAVTGTPIAIKEMAVGDGGGRLPQPSAINTRLVSEQYRAELNKLVIADSDASVIEAEMIMPPQIGGFWLRELALYAEDGECIAVGNMPETYKPLLAEGSGRFQIIRMQLKVSSTASVELIADPSVILATVEDINALEEKVKDYTDDQLSDHEHSRNHPDATLKAKGFTQLSNDTDSDSEDLAATPAAIKAAIKAAVAAAVSQAWELDNPVGSSRLFNQNLNPNERWPWSTWEYAGEHLTIRTAKADGSDVGTQGGSDTVTIARANLPAEEISVSGTAQDTDLGTKRTKPGGKHVHHGVPKRNSNYELGGNNRVFFDPYQEGETDEAGEHDHEMELGPHGHPVAGKTDALGQGQEISIVERHKLQMLWHRVA from the coding sequence GTGAACGATAAAAAATACAGCGCAGTGATCACCGATGCTGGCGCAGAACGGCTGGCAAACGCGGCCGTCACGGGCACGCCAATAGCGATTAAAGAGATGGCCGTCGGCGACGGTGGCGGACGGCTACCGCAGCCGAGTGCTATCAATACCAGACTCGTCAGCGAGCAATATCGGGCTGAACTGAATAAGCTGGTGATCGCTGACAGTGACGCCAGCGTTATTGAAGCTGAAATGATTATGCCGCCACAAATTGGCGGCTTCTGGCTTCGCGAGTTAGCGCTCTACGCCGAGGATGGCGAATGCATCGCGGTTGGCAATATGCCGGAAACTTATAAGCCATTGCTGGCCGAAGGCTCTGGCCGCTTCCAAATCATCAGGATGCAGTTGAAAGTCAGCAGCACAGCGAGTGTGGAACTGATTGCTGATCCGTCTGTTATTTTGGCAACGGTCGAAGACATTAATGCCCTGGAAGAAAAGGTCAAAGACTATACCGATGACCAACTGTCAGACCATGAACACTCGCGCAATCACCCGGACGCTACGTTGAAAGCCAAAGGTTTTACCCAGTTGAGCAATGACACGGACAGTGATAGCGAAGACTTAGCCGCAACGCCGGCAGCAATCAAAGCGGCAATCAAAGCCGCAGTCGCCGCAGCAGTGAGCCAGGCGTGGGAGCTGGATAACCCGGTAGGATCTTCTCGTCTGTTCAACCAGAACTTAAATCCCAATGAACGTTGGCCGTGGTCAACGTGGGAGTATGCCGGCGAACACCTGACAATCAGAACGGCGAAAGCAGACGGCTCCGATGTTGGCACCCAGGGTGGCAGCGACACCGTGACAATTGCGCGTGCCAATCTGCCGGCGGAAGAAATCAGCGTGTCAGGGACGGCACAAGATACCGACCTTGGGACGAAGCGCACCAAGCCTGGTGGTAAACACGTTCATCATGGCGTACCTAAACGCAACAGTAATTATGAGTTGGGCGGTAACAATCGGGTATTCTTCGACCCTTATCAGGAAGGCGAAACGGACGAAGCCGGCGAACACGATCACGAAATGGAATTAGGCCCGCACGGCCACCCCGTTGCGGGGAAAACTGACGCGCTGGGCCAAGGGCAGGAGATCAGCATCGTTGAGCGGCACAAGCTGCAAATGCTGTGGCACCGTGTAGCATAA
- a CDS encoding phage tail protein I: MNSLLPSGSTPLERRAAQACAGISDLNTPLRDLWNPDRCPVKFLPYLAWAFSVDRWDEKWTPAEKRKAVKDAFYIHRRKGTIAAIRRVIEAMGYSMSIAEWWQVADPRGTFRLTIDVNDVGITEEIVRELERLIGDARPVSRHIAQLSIATKVSGFIYSAVSVHDGDIVTVYPADYEPDDSIKYNSVANFSGSYHYSGE; encoded by the coding sequence ATGAATAGCCTGTTGCCGTCAGGTTCGACCCCGCTTGAACGACGCGCGGCACAAGCCTGCGCCGGCATCAGCGATCTGAATACCCCACTGCGTGACCTGTGGAACCCTGACCGCTGTCCGGTCAAGTTCCTGCCCTATCTGGCCTGGGCTTTTTCGGTCGATCGCTGGGATGAGAAATGGACGCCAGCGGAAAAGCGCAAGGCCGTCAAAGACGCCTTTTATATCCATCGCCGCAAGGGAACGATCGCCGCCATCCGGCGCGTGATTGAGGCCATGGGCTATTCAATGTCAATCGCCGAATGGTGGCAGGTCGCCGACCCGCGCGGCACGTTCCGTCTCACTATCGACGTGAACGACGTCGGGATCACAGAGGAAATTGTCCGTGAGCTTGAACGGTTGATCGGTGATGCCAGACCCGTTAGCCGACACATTGCGCAACTGAGTATCGCGACAAAGGTCAGCGGCTTTATTTATTCCGCCGTCTCTGTGCATGACGGCGATATCGTCACTGTCTACCCCGCCGATTACGAGCCGGACGACAGCATTAAATACAACAGCGTTGCAAATTTCAGCGGCAGTTATCACTACTCCGGGGAGTAA